In one window of Thalassophryne amazonica chromosome 9, fThaAma1.1, whole genome shotgun sequence DNA:
- the cdkn2aipnl gene encoding CDKN2AIP N-terminal-like protein isoform X2: MSSLDVLDFIQQNRALAEQVETFRGIWESDKHWEARREFILRNMSQFDDLHRDHLLSLSMVWANHVFMGCRYSSELLEKVKEMAEGVVVEDAPIFRTRDEIMKQQQGR; the protein is encoded by the exons ATGTCTTCTCTCGATGTTTTGGATTTTATTCAGCAAAACAGGGCGCTGGCAGAGCAGGTGGAAACATTCCGTGGAATTTGGGAAAGTGACAAACACTGGGAGGCCAGGAGGGAGTTTATTCTGCGGAACATGAGCCAGTTTGACGATCTGCACCGAGACCATCTGCTTTCTTTGTCCATGGTTTGGGCCAACCACGTGTTTATGGGCTGTCG CTACAGTTCTGAGCTCCTGGAGAAAGTGAAAGAAATGGCTGAAGGCGTGGTGGTGGAGGATGCACCCATCTTCAGAACAAGAGATGAGATTATGAAGCAGCAACAG
- the cdkn2aipnl gene encoding CDKN2AIP N-terminal-like protein isoform X1: MSSLDVLDFIQQNRALAEQVETFRGIWESDKHWEARREFILRNMSQFDDLHRDHLLSLSMVWANHVFMGCRYSSELLEKVKEMAEGVVVEDAPIFRTRDEIMKQQQLFVCQGD, translated from the exons ATGTCTTCTCTCGATGTTTTGGATTTTATTCAGCAAAACAGGGCGCTGGCAGAGCAGGTGGAAACATTCCGTGGAATTTGGGAAAGTGACAAACACTGGGAGGCCAGGAGGGAGTTTATTCTGCGGAACATGAGCCAGTTTGACGATCTGCACCGAGACCATCTGCTTTCTTTGTCCATGGTTTGGGCCAACCACGTGTTTATGGGCTGTCG CTACAGTTCTGAGCTCCTGGAGAAAGTGAAAGAAATGGCTGAAGGCGTGGTGGTGGAGGATGCACCCATCTTCAGAACAAGAGATGAGATTATGAAGCAGCAACAG